One Candidatus Palauibacter soopunensis DNA window includes the following coding sequences:
- a CDS encoding sugar ABC transporter substrate-binding protein: MTRRVVLAALGLAAAGCAPGESDTVLRVALWAGGHELEIERQVADRYEALNPGVRVVLESAPNGYEERLLTSIAAGRPPDVYLMDSPDIPTFVERGLALDLAPYMEALGWRPDRVFGQVADAFRRGASMFALPKDFTPMVLYANRGVLAAAGVEDLLPAAPSTAAPGAGWTWTDFRRAAEAVVADTDGDGREDVFGFDFPRNLYQWVPFVWSAGGDILAPGGDGAAGYLDGPEALEAYRFLTALAEDGLTPGAQFVQQGDPAREARFASGGQAFLLSGHWTLPVFRDLVETGALDLAIVPIPHHPSRAAATSVLYASGWAVPPNTPRLRRAIDLAGFLASPEAQRIRAGSGLAIPSRIDVAAEIAAADDTGVEGAFIALVEGARMTWGARVRDFSRIEALAVEIMDRRLIRGESLASSASDVARRIDAEFGR, translated from the coding sequence GTGACGCGCCGCGTCGTCCTCGCGGCCCTCGGCCTCGCGGCGGCCGGCTGCGCGCCCGGCGAGTCGGACACCGTGCTGCGCGTGGCCCTGTGGGCGGGCGGGCACGAACTCGAGATCGAGCGGCAGGTGGCCGACCGCTACGAGGCGCTGAACCCCGGCGTACGGGTTGTGCTCGAATCGGCTCCCAACGGGTACGAGGAGCGCCTGCTGACCTCGATCGCGGCGGGGCGTCCGCCCGACGTCTATCTCATGGACTCGCCCGACATCCCGACGTTCGTGGAGCGCGGGCTGGCGCTGGACCTCGCGCCGTACATGGAGGCGCTCGGCTGGCGGCCGGACCGCGTGTTCGGGCAGGTGGCGGACGCGTTCCGCCGGGGCGCGTCCATGTTCGCGCTGCCGAAGGACTTCACGCCGATGGTCCTGTACGCGAACCGGGGCGTGCTCGCCGCCGCGGGCGTCGAAGACCTTCTGCCGGCCGCGCCGTCAACCGCCGCGCCCGGGGCCGGCTGGACCTGGACGGACTTCCGCCGGGCCGCGGAGGCGGTCGTCGCGGACACGGACGGCGACGGGCGGGAGGACGTGTTCGGGTTCGACTTCCCGCGCAACCTGTACCAGTGGGTGCCGTTCGTGTGGTCGGCGGGCGGCGACATCCTCGCGCCCGGCGGCGACGGGGCGGCGGGATACCTGGACGGGCCGGAAGCGCTGGAGGCCTACCGCTTCCTCACCGCCCTGGCGGAGGACGGCCTCACCCCGGGCGCGCAGTTCGTTCAGCAGGGAGACCCCGCGCGGGAGGCGCGCTTCGCATCGGGCGGACAGGCGTTCCTGCTCTCGGGCCACTGGACGCTCCCCGTGTTCCGGGATCTGGTCGAGACGGGCGCCCTGGACCTGGCCATCGTTCCCATCCCGCACCATCCCTCGCGGGCGGCGGCGACGAGCGTGCTGTACGCGTCCGGGTGGGCCGTGCCGCCGAACACGCCGCGCCTGCGCCGGGCCATCGACCTGGCCGGCTTTCTCGCCTCGCCCGAAGCGCAGCGCATTCGGGCGGGGTCGGGACTCGCGATCCCCTCCCGGATCGACGTGGCGGCGGAGATCGCGGCGGCGGACGACACCGGGGTGGAGGGCGCGTTCATCGCGCTGGTGGAGGGCGCCCGGATGACGTGGGGCGCCCGCGTGCGCGACTTCTCGCGCATCGAGGCGCTCGCGGTGGAGATCATGGACCGCCGCCTGATTCGGGGAGAGTCCCTCGCCTCGAGCGCCTCGGACGTGGCCCGCCGCATCGACGCGGAGTTCGGGCGGTGA
- a CDS encoding carbohydrate ABC transporter permease: protein MADRAMAPRRARGLLLAAACLVMAAPFAWMALTSLMGQLEVFAGGGLLPRTPRWSNYPEALTVQPFGRYFLNSLVFATAVAAGQVATSATAGYAFARLDFPGRDGLFMLFLSTMMVPAVVVLIPRFLMIEALGWIDTYQGLISTELVSVWGIFLMRQYFRTVPRELEDAARVDGAGRVRIFWSVALPLAKPAVATLALFAFVDAWKNLLWPLLVTRSMEMRVVEVGIAAFHSTYEIHWPYQMAAGVAAVLPIALLFLFTQRYFVRGIQLEGIR from the coding sequence ATGGCTGACCGCGCGATGGCGCCCCGGAGGGCGCGCGGACTCCTGCTCGCCGCGGCCTGCCTCGTCATGGCCGCGCCCTTCGCGTGGATGGCGCTCACGAGCCTCATGGGACAGCTCGAGGTGTTCGCCGGAGGAGGCCTCCTGCCGCGGACGCCGCGGTGGTCCAACTACCCGGAGGCGCTGACGGTCCAGCCCTTCGGGCGCTACTTCCTGAACTCTCTCGTGTTCGCGACCGCCGTCGCGGCGGGACAGGTCGCGACCTCGGCCACCGCCGGGTACGCCTTCGCCCGCCTCGACTTTCCGGGACGGGACGGGCTCTTCATGCTCTTTCTGTCGACGATGATGGTGCCCGCGGTCGTCGTCCTCATCCCCCGCTTCCTCATGATCGAGGCCCTCGGCTGGATCGACACCTACCAGGGACTCATCTCCACGGAACTCGTCTCGGTGTGGGGCATATTTCTCATGCGGCAGTATTTTCGGACGGTGCCGCGCGAACTGGAGGACGCCGCGCGCGTGGACGGGGCCGGGCGCGTGCGCATCTTCTGGAGCGTCGCCCTGCCGCTCGCGAAGCCCGCCGTGGCGACGCTCGCGCTGTTCGCGTTCGTCGATGCGTGGAAGAACCTGCTGTGGCCCCTCCTCGTGACGCGCTCCATGGAGATGCGGGTCGTCGAGGTGGGGATCGCCGCCTTCCATTCGACGTACGAGATCCACTGGCCCTACCAGATGGCGGCCGGCGTCGCCGCCGTGCTGCCCATCGCCCTCCTTTTCCTCTTCACCCAGAGATACTTCGTACGCGGAATCCAACTCGAAGGAATCCGCTAG
- a CDS encoding sugar ABC transporter permease: MRGARQPAFAALAAVVLAAGVALVVAIAAGRVQSVRAASAEAEARMAAALWEEAGGAQGGARAVAGLLGERATILGADAGGDGAGAYAYEAGALDPAAWIAVAPRRADGLLDALPGGAFAIALAGAGLVAGWAARRRRAPGRFRYPWGIALLAIGCVALSAALAGRWADRELRSLSAATVAQGARAVERALAGGADPAGAARLAHLPWTEDRALESADPPWTMPADVAAAIAASPDRAGQPAGAPAGTPYTVEADGATWHVARAADVHLAFLGYERTASPALALAAAGGLAALLVALVLHLAQLAARPRALRRTLAAWGLLAPAAALILAFTLGPLVFSLWISLHEWRLIDPAPLFLGLDNYAALLTDGEWWSAIGNTALFTLHVPAAMAVALALALLTRGSRRAMRWARLALFLPGITSVAAIAVVWKWLLSDRYGLLNRGLERAGFESVPWLTSPDVALISLMMIGIWMVVGYQMVVFQAGLAAIPRDWYDAARVDGAGPWQRFRHVTLPGLRHTLFFVLVTSVIGSFQVFGLVYVMTEGGPLGATDVAVYHIYREAWEFLQFGNAAAMSWMLFAVVFAATWLHFRFLDARRAHG; encoded by the coding sequence GTGAGGGGCGCGCGGCAGCCGGCCTTCGCGGCCCTCGCCGCCGTCGTCCTGGCGGCCGGCGTGGCGCTGGTGGTGGCCATCGCCGCCGGCCGGGTGCAGAGCGTGCGCGCGGCGTCGGCGGAAGCCGAGGCGCGCATGGCCGCCGCCCTGTGGGAGGAGGCGGGCGGCGCGCAGGGCGGCGCGCGGGCCGTCGCCGGACTGCTCGGTGAGCGCGCGACGATCCTCGGCGCGGATGCCGGCGGCGACGGGGCGGGGGCATACGCCTATGAGGCCGGGGCGCTCGACCCCGCCGCCTGGATCGCGGTCGCGCCGCGCCGCGCAGACGGCCTCCTGGACGCCCTCCCCGGCGGCGCCTTCGCCATCGCGCTGGCGGGCGCGGGGCTCGTCGCGGGCTGGGCCGCGCGCCGGCGGCGCGCACCGGGGCGCTTCCGTTACCCGTGGGGCATCGCGCTCCTCGCCATCGGCTGCGTCGCCCTGTCGGCGGCCCTCGCCGGACGGTGGGCGGACCGCGAACTCCGATCACTGAGCGCGGCCACGGTGGCCCAGGGCGCGCGCGCCGTCGAGCGAGCCCTGGCGGGCGGCGCCGATCCGGCGGGCGCCGCCCGCCTCGCCCACCTCCCCTGGACCGAGGATCGCGCGCTGGAGTCCGCGGACCCGCCGTGGACGATGCCGGCCGATGTCGCGGCGGCCATCGCCGCCTCCCCCGACCGGGCCGGGCAGCCCGCCGGCGCGCCGGCGGGGACGCCGTACACGGTGGAGGCGGACGGCGCCACCTGGCACGTCGCCCGCGCCGCCGACGTCCACCTCGCCTTCCTCGGATACGAGCGCACCGCCTCGCCCGCCCTCGCGCTGGCCGCCGCGGGCGGGCTCGCAGCGCTGCTGGTCGCGCTCGTCCTCCACCTCGCGCAACTCGCGGCCCGTCCCCGCGCCCTGCGCCGAACGCTCGCGGCGTGGGGCCTCCTCGCGCCCGCGGCGGCCCTCATCCTCGCCTTCACCCTCGGGCCGCTCGTCTTCTCACTGTGGATCTCGCTGCACGAATGGCGCCTCATCGACCCCGCGCCGCTCTTCCTCGGACTCGACAACTACGCGGCGCTGCTCACCGACGGCGAGTGGTGGTCGGCGATCGGGAACACGGCGCTGTTCACGCTGCACGTGCCCGCCGCGATGGCCGTCGCCCTCGCCCTCGCGCTCCTCACCCGGGGGTCGCGCCGCGCCATGCGCTGGGCCCGGCTCGCCCTCTTCCTGCCCGGCATCACGAGCGTGGCAGCGATCGCGGTGGTGTGGAAGTGGCTGCTGAGCGACCGGTACGGGCTGCTGAACCGGGGCCTGGAGCGCGCCGGGTTCGAATCCGTCCCGTGGCTCACGTCGCCCGACGTTGCGCTCATCAGCCTGATGATGATCGGCATCTGGATGGTCGTCGGTTACCAGATGGTCGTGTTCCAGGCGGGCCTCGCCGCGATCCCGCGCGACTGGTACGACGCGGCCCGGGTCGATGGCGCGGGGCCGTGGCAGCGCTTCCGTCACGTCACGCTGCCCGGCCTGCGCCACACCCTGTTCTTCGTGCTCGTCACGTCCGTCATCGGGTCCTTCCAGGTGTTCGGTCTCGTCTACGTGATGACCGAGGGCGGCCCGCTGGGCGCCACCGACGTCGCCGTCTATCACATCTACCGGGAGGCGTGGGAGTTCCTGCAGTTCGGCAACGCGGCGGCGATGAGCTGGATGCTGTTCGCGGTCGTGTTCGCCGCCACGTGGCTGCACTTCCGCTTCCTCGATGCGCGGCGGGCCCATGGCTGA
- the galK gene encoding galactokinase: MRHVESDDRPERPTLVILAAGQSTRFGRAKQLEPVGPGGGSLLEYAVYDALRAGFGHFVLVVRESQRDEFEARLGPMRAAGISLSLACQRLVHPDLVPLAPAGRVRPWGTGFAVLAAATALRPRGAFAVCNADDFYGRVAYERLAHALAAPPPGIRAFAVTYSLADTLSAFGGVSRGLCEEGPDGTLLRMTEGLDLRLDGATQRTGEGADSSAVRPDVVGCTPSGAAIRVGADSQACMGLWGFFPDILPLLSRRFRSFLAASPGIDDEFYLSEAVSNLVVAERTRCGLVPTGKGWKGVTFPGDHEGVAVSLRQLTEAGAYPVDLWTPHVHAEPVRSAQASLFGPPQALPGGVATAPGRINLIGEHIDYNGLPVLPMALDRHVQLDFEALAHATVELEGDSAHGSFAFRLDRATESAPPGHWSNYVRAAARGLLDHGVELRRGIRGTVTGTVPVAEGLSSSSALVVASALALLHANEAQVEALELAALLARAERHVGVQGGGMDQAASLCGKEGHALRIDFGPLRVTPVPVPEGWRWVVASSLTRAEKAGAVRELYNERRAQCAEALERVGRTSWLEVVEADRAEFDTILAEARKALPLTLWRRFRHVAAEGRRVIEAERALRGEDMAAFGRLMNASHASLRDDFGVSTQALDEIVAVALDAGAAGARLTGAGFGGSAVALCRADEAKGVIEALIDRFYTPRGGVGRRALFVADASNGATVTSK, translated from the coding sequence ATGAGGCACGTGGAGTCGGACGACCGGCCGGAGCGGCCGACGCTGGTGATCCTCGCCGCCGGGCAATCCACCCGGTTCGGTCGCGCCAAGCAGCTCGAACCGGTGGGGCCGGGCGGCGGGTCGCTGCTCGAATACGCCGTGTACGACGCCTTGCGCGCGGGCTTCGGGCATTTCGTTCTCGTCGTGCGGGAGAGTCAGCGCGACGAGTTCGAGGCGCGCCTGGGTCCGATGCGGGCGGCGGGGATCTCTCTCTCCCTCGCCTGCCAGCGTCTCGTCCACCCCGACCTCGTCCCACTCGCCCCGGCCGGGCGCGTCCGGCCCTGGGGCACGGGATTCGCCGTGCTGGCCGCGGCGACCGCCCTGCGCCCCCGGGGCGCGTTCGCCGTCTGCAACGCGGACGACTTCTACGGACGCGTCGCGTACGAGCGCCTGGCGCACGCGCTCGCGGCGCCTCCTCCGGGCATCCGCGCCTTCGCGGTGACCTACTCCCTGGCCGACACCCTGTCCGCCTTCGGCGGCGTGTCGCGCGGCCTGTGCGAAGAGGGGCCCGACGGCACGCTGCTCCGCATGACCGAGGGCCTCGACCTGCGCCTCGACGGCGCCACGCAGCGGACGGGCGAAGGCGCCGATTCCTCCGCGGTCCGGCCCGACGTCGTCGGGTGCACGCCCTCCGGCGCGGCGATCCGCGTGGGCGCGGACAGCCAGGCGTGCATGGGCCTGTGGGGCTTCTTCCCCGACATCCTGCCGTTGCTGTCGCGGCGCTTCCGGAGTTTCCTCGCGGCCTCGCCCGGGATCGATGACGAGTTCTATCTGTCGGAAGCCGTGAGCAACCTGGTGGTCGCCGAACGGACGCGTTGCGGCCTGGTGCCCACGGGCAAGGGATGGAAGGGCGTCACCTTTCCCGGAGACCACGAGGGCGTCGCCGTTTCGCTCCGGCAACTCACGGAGGCGGGCGCGTACCCGGTCGACCTCTGGACGCCGCACGTTCACGCGGAGCCGGTCCGCTCGGCGCAGGCGTCACTCTTCGGTCCACCGCAGGCGCTGCCCGGTGGGGTCGCGACCGCTCCGGGGCGCATCAACCTCATCGGCGAGCACATCGACTACAACGGCCTGCCGGTGCTGCCGATGGCTCTCGACCGGCACGTCCAGCTGGACTTCGAAGCGCTGGCGCACGCGACGGTCGAACTCGAGGGCGATTCCGCCCACGGCTCGTTCGCCTTTCGGCTGGACCGCGCCACCGAATCCGCGCCCCCGGGACACTGGTCGAACTACGTGCGGGCCGCGGCCAGGGGATTGCTGGACCACGGCGTGGAACTGAGGCGAGGCATCCGGGGAACGGTCACGGGCACCGTCCCGGTGGCGGAGGGGCTGTCGTCCTCCTCCGCCCTGGTGGTCGCGTCCGCGCTGGCCCTGCTGCACGCGAACGAAGCGCAGGTGGAGGCGCTGGAACTGGCGGCGCTCCTCGCCCGGGCCGAGCGTCATGTCGGCGTGCAGGGCGGCGGGATGGACCAGGCGGCGTCGCTCTGCGGCAAGGAAGGGCACGCGTTGCGGATCGACTTCGGGCCGCTGCGCGTGACGCCGGTGCCGGTACCGGAGGGATGGCGGTGGGTCGTCGCCTCGTCATTGACGCGCGCGGAGAAGGCGGGCGCGGTCCGCGAGCTCTACAACGAGCGGCGCGCCCAGTGCGCGGAGGCCCTCGAACGGGTGGGCCGGACCTCCTGGCTGGAGGTGGTGGAAGCCGACCGGGCCGAGTTCGACACCATCCTGGCGGAGGCGCGGAAGGCGCTGCCGCTCACGTTGTGGAGGCGCTTTCGTCATGTGGCCGCGGAGGGCCGCCGAGTGATCGAGGCCGAGCGGGCGCTTCGCGGCGAGGACATGGCCGCCTTCGGCCGGCTGATGAACGCCTCGCACGCCAGCCTGCGCGATGACTTCGGCGTGAGCACGCAGGCGCTGGACGAGATCGTGGCCGTAGCCCTCGACGCGGGCGCGGCCGGGGCGCGGCTCACGGGCGCGGGATTCGGCGGCTCCGCGGTCGCGCTCTGCCGCGCGGACGAGGCGAAGGGCGTAATCGAGGCCCTGATCGATCGCTTCTACACCCCCCGCGGAGGGGTCGGCCGCCGCGCCCTCTTCGTCGCCGACGCCTCCAACGGCGCCACCGTAACAAGCAAGTGA
- a CDS encoding trehalase family glycosidase, translated as MRVGALEARRWAGLVFAAGPGDGIGLRLVFTTPSGDRRELEDWYWMVSRVGPHAPDGSYARMEFDLAAEPSPDSRPAEGTLILEWSRREDAVALRAVARAPGRVELVGDRPWGWKTTWEEASDGWRAAPGGLEMAAAFAPRAGDRVATVVAWESKGAPAGSATALARAQRLLPGLDRWIDDAHRDWDRRRPRGSGAGEGLVEAVADHLMWNILLQPETGRLYAPAGRRWIFPKPGDSGREKDARDNDAPEEGPGPDDWTVFGWDSFFNALALATASGRLAWDVLLAGLESRYPNGNVPNWRSRLGGTPDRSQPPIGSFAALKLFLACPDTDALAAAWPGLRAWNHWWVADKGGRPRREGLTPGLFAWGSDTALVPERAQLPEWEVAADGHQRAAWESGQDDLPLWEEAEWDPEREVLAMSAVDLCSYRALDLECLARIARILGDEPEADRLDAERRRLVATMNRVLWSEAAGLYLDELPGGHSPRVAASNFLPLIAGVPSAGRARRMVPALRDPARFRGEWMLPTISRDDPAFEDQQYWRGSIWPPMNYLVLQGLRRYGFDELASELAWKGAHMFLADLRRTGFCRENFDACTGRGRGHRFQSWGPLFALGAIEESVDACPWRGR; from the coding sequence ATGCGGGTGGGGGCGCTGGAGGCGCGGCGGTGGGCGGGGCTTGTGTTCGCGGCCGGGCCCGGCGACGGGATCGGGCTCCGGCTCGTCTTCACTACCCCGAGCGGTGACCGGCGGGAGTTGGAGGACTGGTACTGGATGGTCTCCCGGGTCGGTCCCCACGCGCCGGACGGCAGCTACGCGCGCATGGAGTTCGATCTCGCCGCCGAGCCATCGCCCGACTCCCGCCCCGCGGAGGGCACGCTCATCCTGGAGTGGTCGCGCCGCGAGGATGCCGTGGCGCTGCGGGCCGTGGCGCGGGCGCCGGGCCGGGTGGAGCTGGTGGGGGATCGTCCGTGGGGGTGGAAGACGACGTGGGAGGAAGCGTCCGACGGCTGGCGGGCCGCGCCGGGAGGCTTGGAGATGGCCGCCGCCTTCGCGCCTCGGGCCGGAGACCGCGTCGCCACGGTGGTCGCCTGGGAGTCGAAAGGGGCGCCGGCCGGATCCGCGACGGCTCTGGCCCGGGCCCAGCGCCTTCTACCCGGGCTGGACCGCTGGATCGACGACGCGCACCGCGACTGGGACCGCCGCCGACCCCGGGGGTCGGGGGCGGGGGAAGGACTGGTCGAAGCCGTCGCGGATCACCTGATGTGGAACATTCTTCTCCAGCCGGAAACCGGGCGGCTGTATGCGCCGGCCGGGCGCCGCTGGATCTTTCCGAAGCCGGGGGACAGCGGACGGGAAAAGGACGCGCGGGACAACGACGCACCGGAGGAGGGCCCGGGGCCCGACGACTGGACGGTGTTCGGGTGGGATTCCTTCTTCAACGCGCTGGCGCTCGCCACCGCGTCGGGGCGCTTGGCGTGGGACGTTCTCCTGGCCGGGCTCGAGTCGCGCTATCCGAACGGGAACGTGCCCAACTGGCGAAGCCGGCTGGGCGGCACGCCCGATCGCTCGCAGCCCCCGATCGGGTCGTTCGCGGCGCTGAAGCTGTTCCTTGCCTGCCCCGATACGGACGCGCTGGCGGCGGCCTGGCCGGGGCTCCGCGCATGGAACCACTGGTGGGTGGCGGACAAGGGCGGACGCCCGCGCCGGGAAGGCCTCACGCCGGGTCTGTTCGCGTGGGGCTCGGACACGGCGCTGGTGCCGGAGCGGGCTCAGCTCCCGGAGTGGGAAGTGGCTGCGGACGGCCACCAGCGGGCGGCGTGGGAATCGGGGCAGGACGACCTGCCGCTGTGGGAGGAGGCGGAGTGGGATCCGGAACGGGAAGTCCTCGCCATGTCCGCCGTCGATCTGTGCAGCTACCGCGCCCTGGACCTCGAGTGCCTGGCGCGGATCGCCCGCATCCTGGGCGACGAGCCGGAAGCGGATCGGCTGGATGCGGAGCGTCGCCGGCTCGTGGCGACGATGAACCGGGTGCTGTGGTCCGAAGCCGCCGGGCTCTACCTGGACGAACTCCCCGGAGGTCACTCCCCTCGCGTGGCGGCGTCGAACTTCCTTCCCCTCATCGCCGGCGTTCCGTCGGCGGGGCGGGCGCGGCGCATGGTCCCGGCGCTGCGCGACCCCGCCCGCTTCCGGGGCGAGTGGATGCTGCCCACGATCTCGCGCGACGACCCCGCGTTCGAGGACCAGCAGTACTGGCGCGGCTCCATCTGGCCGCCCATGAATTACCTCGTGCTGCAGGGACTGCGACGGTACGGGTTCGACGAACTCGCAAGCGAACTGGCATGGAAGGGGGCGCACATGTTCCTGGCCGACCTCCGGCGCACGGGGTTCTGCCGCGAGAACTTCGACGCGTGCACTGGCCGGGGGCGAGGACACCGGTTCCAGAGTTGGGGACCGCTGTTCGCGCTGGGCGCGATCGAGGAGTCCGTCGACGCCTGTCCATGGCGCGGACGGTAG
- a CDS encoding DUF5107 domain-containing protein, producing the protein MRVLDTYPFSDPNPVPVLATDRRLYPYHTFEGYAATSEPREWKVVKMENDLVEVFVLPEVGGKVWGAVVKETGHEFIYRNEVMKFRDIALRGPWTSGGLEFNFGVIGHTPATATPVDYLVRENADGSVSTIVGATDLPARTPWRVEIRLPADRAAFETRVLWYNPTPLEQPYYNWMTAAAFARDDLELFVPGDAYLEHSGQVRPWPEDEEGRFLPLYRNNAFGGHKSYHVVGALNDFFGGYYHDEDYGWGHWAPHEEMPGRKMWLWALSRAGGVWEDLLTDTDGQYVEFQAGRLHVQYSPGADRNPITQGAFDPLSASRWTETWFPLEETGGLTDASPHGAMHVEREGDRLRVVVQAFGSGVDTVKAWSAGEQVAARAVAFEALDATVVEFDVAPSRPWRVSLPRLRLEACSGPGATGLAGVCGFGGEPSVSRPFGTNSEAWDALPETDRLVFEARELARGRRHADARTLYEQALAAEPWNREALLGLGALALRSARYEEGLAHARRALELDTYDPEANFLAGNLYLALGLRADALDSFGWAARSVSHRAAARIRLAELALEAGDIAETHRHAALALDHDRVSIPAREVLAIAARLEGDETRAARVQAELLELDPLNHFVLAERYLAARAEGSGGDEATDGAEAARLTASMRSEYPGQTLLELAVGYANRGLPGDAARLLELADEVGGGPVATAWLAFLRGDAEVLRAGADPAFAFPFRPETLPVLRWTAREDPHWGWRYLLGLNLWALDRDAEAADVLAALGDEPAYGPAYAARAHLTGALGGDPGADFRRAVEMDPESRLLHISLVRHLQETGRWAEAREASGRGRERFPDDFNLALLHVRGLIQAGEYGEAIRMLANTHVLPSENSGEAHRLYEFAHVGAALDELEAGDRPTARHHLEAALLWPESLGQGRPFDPDDRLVRFLLDAAAESPDGGPVPGAFETATIASLRVRAAALDGAPSPTAAIERALLLRALAAASLQR; encoded by the coding sequence GTGCGGGTTCTCGATACGTATCCGTTTTCGGATCCAAATCCCGTGCCGGTGCTCGCCACCGACCGGCGGCTGTACCCCTACCACACGTTCGAGGGATACGCGGCGACGTCGGAACCCCGGGAGTGGAAGGTCGTGAAGATGGAGAACGACCTCGTGGAGGTTTTCGTCCTTCCCGAGGTGGGCGGCAAGGTGTGGGGGGCCGTCGTGAAGGAGACGGGCCACGAGTTCATCTATCGGAACGAAGTGATGAAGTTCCGGGACATCGCGCTGCGCGGTCCGTGGACCTCGGGCGGCCTCGAGTTCAACTTCGGCGTCATCGGGCACACGCCGGCCACCGCCACGCCGGTCGACTACCTGGTGCGGGAGAACGCGGACGGCAGCGTGAGCACGATCGTCGGCGCCACCGACCTTCCGGCGCGGACGCCGTGGCGGGTCGAGATCCGGCTTCCGGCGGACCGGGCCGCCTTCGAGACGCGCGTCCTGTGGTACAACCCGACCCCGCTGGAGCAGCCGTACTACAACTGGATGACGGCCGCGGCCTTCGCCCGGGACGACCTGGAACTGTTCGTGCCCGGCGACGCCTACCTGGAGCATTCCGGGCAGGTGCGCCCCTGGCCCGAGGACGAGGAGGGGCGCTTCCTGCCCCTGTACCGCAACAACGCGTTCGGGGGACACAAGTCCTACCACGTCGTGGGGGCGCTGAACGACTTCTTCGGCGGCTACTACCACGACGAGGACTACGGCTGGGGGCACTGGGCCCCGCACGAGGAAATGCCCGGGCGCAAGATGTGGCTGTGGGCACTGTCCCGTGCCGGCGGCGTCTGGGAGGATCTGCTCACGGACACGGACGGGCAGTACGTCGAGTTCCAGGCCGGGCGGCTGCACGTGCAGTACTCGCCCGGGGCGGACCGGAACCCCATCACGCAGGGCGCGTTCGACCCCCTTTCGGCCAGCCGCTGGACCGAGACGTGGTTCCCGCTCGAAGAGACGGGCGGCCTCACGGACGCTTCCCCCCACGGCGCCATGCACGTCGAACGGGAGGGCGACCGTCTGCGGGTCGTGGTCCAGGCGTTCGGGTCCGGGGTCGACACCGTGAAGGCGTGGTCCGCCGGCGAACAGGTCGCCGCGCGGGCCGTGGCGTTCGAAGCTCTGGATGCAACAGTGGTCGAGTTCGACGTCGCGCCCTCGCGCCCATGGCGCGTTTCGCTCCCGCGGCTCCGCCTGGAAGCCTGCTCGGGACCCGGCGCGACCGGTCTCGCCGGGGTGTGCGGGTTCGGCGGAGAGCCCTCGGTGTCCCGGCCGTTTGGGACGAACTCAGAGGCGTGGGACGCGCTCCCGGAGACGGACCGCCTGGTGTTCGAGGCGAGGGAGTTGGCGCGGGGCCGTCGCCATGCCGACGCGCGGACGCTGTACGAACAGGCGCTCGCCGCCGAGCCCTGGAACCGGGAGGCGTTGCTGGGTCTCGGCGCGCTGGCGTTGAGGTCGGCCCGCTACGAGGAGGGCCTCGCCCACGCCCGGCGCGCGCTCGAGCTCGACACCTACGATCCGGAAGCCAACTTCCTCGCCGGCAACCTGTATCTGGCCCTCGGGCTCCGGGCCGATGCGCTCGACTCGTTCGGTTGGGCGGCCCGGTCGGTCTCCCACCGGGCCGCGGCGCGCATTCGGCTGGCGGAGTTGGCGCTGGAGGCCGGGGACATTGCCGAAACGCACCGCCACGCCGCGCTGGCGCTCGACCACGACCGCGTGAGCATTCCGGCCCGCGAGGTGCTGGCCATCGCGGCGCGCCTGGAGGGCGACGAAACCCGTGCGGCCCGGGTGCAGGCGGAGCTGCTCGAACTCGACCCGCTGAACCACTTTGTGCTGGCCGAGCGGTATCTCGCGGCGCGGGCTGAGGGATCCGGCGGGGACGAGGCGACGGACGGAGCCGAAGCGGCGCGCCTCACCGCGTCGATGCGGAGCGAGTATCCGGGGCAGACGCTGCTGGAACTCGCCGTGGGCTACGCGAACCGCGGGCTGCCCGGCGATGCGGCGCGCCTGCTCGAACTGGCGGACGAAGTGGGCGGCGGCCCCGTGGCGACGGCGTGGCTCGCCTTCCTGCGCGGCGACGCCGAAGTACTGCGGGCGGGGGCCGATCCCGCTTTCGCCTTCCCCTTCCGCCCCGAGACCCTGCCGGTTCTGCGCTGGACGGCCCGCGAAGACCCGCACTGGGGTTGGCGCTACCTGCTGGGCCTGAACCTGTGGGCGCTCGACCGCGACGCGGAGGCGGCCGACGTGCTGGCGGCCCTCGGCGACGAGCCCGCCTACGGCCCCGCCTACGCGGCGCGCGCGCACCTCACGGGGGCCCTGGGCGGCGATCCCGGGGCCGACTTCCGTCGTGCGGTCGAGATGGATCCCGAGAGCCGCCTCCTCCACATCTCCCTCGTCCGGCACCTGCAGGAAACGGGACGATGGGCGGAGGCGCGCGAGGCGTCCGGCCGGGGACGGGAACGCTTCCCGGACGACTTCAACCTCGCCCTCCTCCACGTGCGGGGGCTCATCCAGGCGGGCGAGTACGGCGAGGCGATCCGGATGCTCGCGAACACCCACGTTCTTCCCTCGGAAAACTCCGGCGAAGCCCACCGGCTGTACGAGTTCGCGCACGTCGGCGCCGCGCTCGACGAACTGGAGGCCGGGGACCGGCCAACCGCTCGCCACCACCTGGAAGCGGCGCTGCTGTGGCCGGAATCGCTCGGCCAGGGCCGTCCCTTCGACCCCGACGACCGGCTGGTGCGGTTCCTGCTCGACGCGGCGGCGGAAAGCCCCGATGGCGGACCCGTGCCCGGAGCGTTCGAGACCGCCACCATCGCCTCGCTGCGCGTCCGCGCCGCTGCGCTCGACGGCGCGCCGTCCCCGACCGCGGCGATCGAGCGCGCCCTCCTGCTCCGGGCCCTCGCCGCCGCCAGCCTGCAACGCTAG